A single genomic interval of Aphidius gifuensis isolate YNYX2018 linkage group LG6, ASM1490517v1, whole genome shotgun sequence harbors:
- the LOC122858753 gene encoding protein yippee-like 1, whose protein sequence is MVKTFQAYLPSCHRTYSCIHCRAHLANHDELISKSFQGSQGRAYLFNSVVNVGCGPAEERVLLTGLHAVADIFCECCKTTLGWKYEHAFESSQKYKEGKFIIELAHMIKENGWE, encoded by the exons ATGGTCAAAACTTTTCAAGCTTATCTTCCCTCTTGTCATCGCACTTATTCGTGCATACACTGCCGTGCTCATCTAGCTAATCACGACGAGCTCATTTCAAAg TCCTTTCAAGGCAGCCAGGGTCGTGCTTACCTCTTCAATTCCGT agtCAATGTTGGCTGTGGTCCTGCTGAGGAAAGAGTGCTTCTAACTGGTCTTCATGCTGttgctgatattttttgtGAATGTTGTAAAACAACACTTGGCTGGAAATAT gaACATGCATTTGAATCGAGTCAAAAATACAAAGAGggtaaatttatcattgagcTTGCCCACATGATTAAAGAAAATGGATGGGAATga
- the LOC122858754 gene encoding uncharacterized protein LOC122858754 isoform X1, with protein MNLIFKILSFSLLLLQGNCNLIFKCTGMISRDTAILNENDQLVCTCSNSVNQHGNLSFRINLYGIYPGHEPWTNYNDMIFEESYDNKTITLRKNKISFGDEGYYGCHNEYYDKPYSDVARMYIWVKTKKSFFSKVPFQVTNEALITPDDFRLQVPCVPTSPCYDIKLFRGSEELKINKTNGIAFDPRKGFMITNRNYIHPLKFTCSITMYGRTEKVLYHYTNLAKAVIEMVN; from the exons atgaatttaatatttaaaattttaagtttttctttattgttaTTGCAAGGAAATTGTA atttgaTTTTCAAATGTACCGGGATGATAAGCAGGGACACAGctatattgaatgaaaatgatCAACTTGTATGTACATGTTCAAATAGTGTCAACCAACACGGTAATCTCTCATTTAGAATAAATCTTTATGGAATATATCCTGGTCAT GAACCATGGACGAACTATAACGATATGATTTTTGAGGAATCATAtgacaataaaacaataactttaagaaaaaataaaatatcttttgGTGATGAAGGATATTATGGTTGTCATAATGAGTATTATGACAAGCCATATTCTGATGTGGCTCGTATGTATATCTGGGTTAAAA caaaaaaaagttttttttcgaagGTACCATTTCAAGTAACAAATGAAGCTCTTATTACTCCCGATGATTTCCGTCTACAAGTTCCTTGTGTACCAACTTCACCATGCTacgatattaaattatttagaggCTCAGag GAACTCAAAATTAATAAGACAAACGGTATTGCATTTGATCCCCGAAAAGGATTTATGATAACAAATCGAAATTATATTCATCCTCTCAAATTTACTTGTTCAATAACAATGTATGGACGTACAGAAAAAGTATTATACCATTACACAAATTTAGCCAAAGCTGTTATTGAAAtggtcaattaa
- the LOC122858754 gene encoding uncharacterized protein LOC122858754 isoform X2 — protein MNLIFKILSFSLLLLQGNCNLIFKCTGMISRDTAILNENDQLVCTCSNSVNQHGNLSFRINLYGIYPGHEPWMDFDGIIYEKSYDNKTITLKKNKIYFGDEGYYGCRNEYYDKPYSDVARIYIWVKTKKSFFSKVPFQVTNEALITPDDFRLQVPCVPTSPCYDIKLFRGSEELKINKTNGIAFDPRKGFMITNRNYIHPLKFTCSITMYGRTEKVLYHYTNLAKAVIEMVN, from the exons atgaatttaatatttaaaattttaagtttttctttattgttaTTGCAAGGAAATTGTA atttgaTTTTCAAATGTACCGGGATGATAAGCAGGGACACAGctatattgaatgaaaatgatCAACTTGTATGTACATGTTCAAATAGTGTCAACCAACACGGTAATCTCTCATTTAGAATAAATCTTTATGGAATATATCCTGGTCAT GAACCATGGATGGATTTTGACggaattatttatgaaaaatcatacgacaataaaacaataactttaaaaaaaaataaaatatattttggtgATGAAGGATATTATGGTTGTCGTAATGAGTATTATGACAAGCCATATTCTGATGTGGCTCGTATTTATATCTGGGTTAAAA caaaaaaaagttttttttcgaagGTACCATTTCAAGTAACAAATGAAGCTCTTATTACTCCCGATGATTTCCGTCTACAAGTTCCTTGTGTACCAACTTCACCATGCTacgatattaaattatttagaggCTCAGag GAACTCAAAATTAATAAGACAAACGGTATTGCATTTGATCCCCGAAAAGGATTTATGATAACAAATCGAAATTATATTCATCCTCTCAAATTTACTTGTTCAATAACAATGTATGGACGTACAGAAAAAGTATTATACCATTACACAAATTTAGCCAAAGCTGTTATTGAAAtggtcaattaa
- the LOC122859665 gene encoding vascular endothelial growth factor receptor 1-like → MFNDTAEFFCYAIGYPYLEIQWSLGKSKSGEDMIDQKNKLKLCEKNSTFIWQVTRSVDVTCEACLAHDKDDCSMEIFKISLVDVPDDFGIIKTKNITTAGDSFEASCLASIHTYKDANWYYQNGTKIVSNNNIIIENGTTISSHHSDLKIKSVPNIKTLMYACKAEKKKDNKIDTMDMNVTIYDQLAPLFVHTNMYNKTVEYDPSTDGSIVLDCHVRGYPVPSITWFINDTEILLTNNTSWIMIQHTKLSDEKSKRKQLIFAATSQLVNSELPKIKETLTITDQIKCLPYDKRFEFSSDNLVLGKQLGSGAFGVVRRAEANGIVKKGTKTTVAVKMVKQTSDPSHLTALSNELTIMIHLRKHVNIVNLLGACTKNISNGILYVIMEFCRYGNLHEHIILNRTTFVNQIDDNGNINRSLGKKSNHDAEESNSPSCNNAVRTYRKADDKNKKLQPICTDDLILWGFQVARGMEFLSQRKVLHADLAARNLLLSDGNVVKICDFGLAKNIDAGGIYQKTNGTCLPVKWMAPESISELIFSTQSDVWSFGIVLWEFFTLGWTPYFNMDLQTQCEEIKKEKRLKQPKFSTEKIYELMKRCWNRKPQKRPTFSQLIEELSKLMEKKTVDLHINLNDRFLEMNRTFESGRKDYLSLMSAPDYNVVSSMGSDLTSDGTNDSDKKTTELTPMLSQRQKEQLFWTRNPNYVGAAPRINGRQGCQTV, encoded by the exons atgttcAATGATACTGCAGAATTTTTTTGCTATGCAATTGGATATCCATATCTAGAAATTCAATGGTCTTTGGGTAAGAGCAAGTCTGGTGAAGACATGATTGATCAAAAgaacaaattgaaattatgtgaaaaaaattcaacatttatatGGCAAGTTACAAGATCTGTTGATGTAACATGTGAAGCATGTCTTGCTCATGATAAGGATGATTGTTCAatggaaatatttaaaatatcattggtTGATGTACCAGATGATTTTGGcataataaaaactaaaaatataacgacTGCTGGTGATTCATTCGAAGCGTCGTGTTTGGCATCAATTCATACCTACAAAGATGCCAATTGGTATTATCAAAATGGCACAAAAAttgtatcaaataataatattattatcgaaAATGGAACAACTATATCAAGCCATCAttcagatttaaaaataaaatcagtaCCAAATATCAAAACATTAATGTACGCATGTAAGGCTGAgaagaaaaaagataataaaattgatacaatGGATATGAATGTAACTATTTATGATCAATTAGCACCATTATTTGTTCATACAAATATGTATAACAAAACAGTTGAATATGACCCAAGTACAGATGGATCAATTGTACTTGATTGTCATGTTCGTGGTTATCCAGTACCATCAATCACATGGTTTATAAATGATacagaaattttattaactaataacACAT CATGGATAATGATTCAGCATACTAAACTTAgtgatgaaaaatcaaaacgtAAACAGTTAATTTTTGCTGCTACATCACAATTGGTAAATAGTGAATTGCCCAAAATAAAGGAAACACTTACAATTACTGATCaaattaaatgtttaccaTATGATAAAAGGTTTGAATTTTCATCTGATAATTTGGTACTTGGTAAACAATTAGGAAGTGGTGCATTTGGTGTTGTTCGGCGAGCTGAAGCAAATGGAATTGTTAAAAAAGGAACTAAAACAACTGTTGCAGTTAAAATGGTCAAGCAAACAAGTGATCCATCACATTTAACAGCACTTTCAAATGAATTAACAATAATGATACATTTGAGAAAACATGTTAACATTGTGAATTTACTTGGTGCATGcaccaaaaatatttctaatggTATATTATACGTTATTATGGAATTTTGTCGTTATGGAAATTTGCACGAGCATATAATATTGAACAGAACAACATTTGTTaatcaaattgatgataatggcAATATTAATCGTTCACTTGGCAAAAAAAGTAATCATGATGCTGAAGAGTC TAACTCACCATCATGTAATAATGCTGTAAGAACCTATCGTAAagctgatgataaaaataaaaaacttcaacCAATATGCACTGACGACTTAATTTTATGGGGTTTTCAAGTTGCCAGAGGAATGGAGTTTCTCAGTCAACGAaag gTACTTCATGCTGATTTAGCTGCAAGAAATCTCCTGTTATCGGATGGTAATGTCGTGAAAATTTGTGATTTTGGGCTCGCCAAAAATATTGACGCGGGTGGCATTTACCAAAAAACCAATGGTACATGCCTACCAGTCAAGTGGATGGCGCCAGAATCCATTagtgaattaatattttcaacgcAATCTGATGTCTGGTCGTTTGGCATTGTGTTGTGGGAGTTCTTCACTCTCGGCTGGACACCATATTTTAATATGGATTTGCAAACTCAGtgtgaagaaattaaaaaagaaaaaagactAAAGCAACCGAAATTTTCAACTGAGAAAATATACGAATTAATGAAACGCTGCTGGAATAGAAAACCACAAAAGCGGCCTACCTTTTCACAATTGATAGaagaattatcaaaattaatggaGAAAAAAACAGTTGACCTTCACATCAATTTGAATGATCGATTTTTGGAAATGAATCGAACATTTGAGAGTGGAAGAAaagattatttatcattaatgtCTGCTCCCGATTATAATGTTGTGTCATCAATGGGTTCAGATTTAACTTCCGATGGTACAAATGATTCGGATAAAAAAACTACTGAATTAACGCCAATGTTGAGTCAAAGACAGAAAGAACAATTATTTTGGACTCGTAATCCAAATTATGTGGGGGCTGCACCACGAATAAACGGCCGGCAGGGTTGCCAGACAGTCTAA
- the LOC122858758 gene encoding tRNA pseudouridine synthase-like 1, producing MVRYLMFMSYIGTRYRGAAKQIGCERLIDIDSIQGALETAFHTLRPRSKIKPEVQLSSRTDAGVHALCSAGQVELEKPEEIFYDSEITKAKLNTYFARCGHEIRLMNLYPISDDFHCRKNALSRTYIYRLIVAKDPNEHRIPIAENGRSWHIKGDNINIDAVKSATKLFLGGKKNFETFAGRNRTNRTINYVKELNKLTIEPALPLMPDDPYADKFNYWQITVNSRSFLYNQVRRIVGALVGIAYGSITERDIQIMLQVPNHQNWNCHAVLAPPQGLYLKQVEYSQDDLDKYIIQGEQLEITRKRILEENQKLALASN from the exons atggttCGTTATTTAATGTTCATGTCCTACATTGGTACCAGATacag AGGTGCTGCAAAACAAATTGGCTGTGAACGTCTGATAGATATTGATTCAATTCAAGGAGCTCTTGAAACAGCATTTCACACATTAAGACCCCGTAGTAAAATAAAGCCAGAAGTACAATTATCAAGcag AACAGATGCTGGGGTACATGCATTATGTAGTGCAGGACAAGTTGAACTTGAAAAACcagaagaaattttttatgactCCGAGATTACAAAAGCAAAATTAAACACATATTTTGCACGTTGTGGTCATGAAATTCGTTTAATGAATCTGTACCCAATAAGTGATGATTTCCATTGTCGAAAAAATGCATTATCAAGAACATATATTTACAGATTAATTGTTGCTAAAGATCCAAATGAACATAGAATTCCAATAGCTGAAAATGGACGTTCATGGCATATCaa aggtgataatataaatattgatgctGTTAAATCagcaacaaaattatttcttgGTGGAAAGAAAAACTTTGAAACATTTGCTGGTCGAAATAGAACAAATCGTACCATAAATTATGTCAAAGAACtgaataaattgacaattgaaCCAGCATTACCATTGATGCCTGATGATCCTTATGCTGATAAATTCAATTACTGGCAAATAACAGTCAATTCAAGATCATTTTTATACAATCAAGTTAGACGAATTGTTGGTGCATTGGTTGGCATTGCTTATGGCTCAATAACAGAAAGAGATATTCAAATAATGCTGCAAGTACCAAATCATCAAAATTGGAATTGTCATGCTGTTTTGGCACCACCACAAGGTTTATATCTAAAACAAGTTGAATATAGCCAAGATGACCTGGACAAATATATCATTCAAGGTGAACAATTAGAAATAACACGTAAAAGAATTTTagaagaaaatcaaaaattagcaTTAGCTagtaattaa